A window from Megalobrama amblycephala isolate DHTTF-2021 linkage group LG21, ASM1881202v1, whole genome shotgun sequence encodes these proteins:
- the cpne1 gene encoding copine-1 isoform X2, translated as MAAQCVSKVELSISCNNLLDKDVGSKSDPLCVLLQSVGDDKWTEVERTERVKNCQDPEFSSKLHIDYHFEKVQKLKFGVYDIDNKSVDLNDDDYLGGFECTLGQIVSSKKITRPLQLKAAKPAGKGTITITADEVKDNRAVVMEVEAKNLDKKDMFGKSDPFLEFFKQDEDGKWQLVHRTEVIKNNLNPSWKKFTVSLHTFCGGDLNKPIKVTCYDKDEDTSSDMIGEFTCTAAKLMEAKDNAVEFDCIHPEKQKKKKSYKNSGVVRIKSCKLETQYSFLDYVMGGCQINFTVGIDFTGSNGDPRSPDSLHYLSPNGVNQYLSAIWSVGQVVQDYDTDKLFPAFGFGAQVPPNFQVSHEFPLNFNPNSPYCQGVQGIVDAYRVALPQVRLYGPTNFSPIINHVARIAAGAAQQPNAAQYFVLLIITDGEITDLDQTRQSIVNSSKLPMSIIIVGVGEADFKAMEFLDGDNGVLKSVTGEPAVRDIVQFVPFKQFASAPKEALAQSVLAEVPNQLVSYFKMRNLAPVNPPTPIK; from the exons ATGGCCGCTCAGTGTGTGTCGAAAGTCGAGCTCTCCATCTCTTGCAATAATCTTCTGGATAAAGATGTTGGATCCAAATCTGATCCACTGTGTGTTCTGCTGCAGAGTGTCGGCGATGACAAATGGACAGAG GTAGAACGCACAGAGAGAGTGAAGAATTGCCAGGACCCAGAGTTCTCCAGCAAACTTCACATTGACTACCACTTTGAGAAGGTGCAGAAACTAAAGTTTGGCGTCTATGACATTGACAACAAGTCCGTTGACCTCAATGATGATGACTACCTGGGAGGATTTGAATGCACCCTTGGTCAG ATTGTATCAAGTAAGAAGATTACCAGACCCCTTCAGCTCAAGGCAGCAAAACCAGCTGGGAAAGGCACAATAACG ATTACAGCAGATGAAGTGAAGGACAACAGGGCTGTTGTGATGGAAGTGGAGGCCAAAAACCTGGATAAAAAG GATATGTTTGGGAAGTCTGATCCATTTTTGGAGTTTTTCAAGCAAGATGAAGATGGGAAATGGCAGCTAGTTCACAGGACAGAG GTCATCAAGAATAATTTGAATCCATCTTGGAAAAAGTTTACTGTCTCCTTGCATACATTCTGTGGTGGTGACCTGAACAAACCAATCAAG GTAACTTGTTACGATAAGGATGAagacacaagctcagacatgaTAGGAGAGTTCACCTGCACCGCCGCTAAACTAATGGAGGCTAAAGACAATGCG gttgagTTTGACTGCATTCATCCAGAGaagcaaaagaagaaaaagagttATAAGAACTCTGGGGTCGTCAGGATTAAGTCTTGCAAG CTTGAGACCCAGTATTCATTTCTGGATTATGTGATGGGAGGTTGCCAAATTAACTTTACG GTGGGCATTGACTTCACTGGCTCTAATGGAGACCCCCGCTCCCCTGATTCGCTTCACTATCTCAGCCCTAATGGTGTGAACCAGTATCTGTCAGCCATCTGGTCCGTTGGCCAGGTAGTCCAAGACTATGACAC TGATAAACTTTTCCCAGCCTttggatttggtgctcaagtgCCTCCAAACTTCCAG GTATCCCATGAGTTCCCATTGAACTTCAACCCCAATAGCCCATATTGCCAAG GAGTGCAAGGTATTGTGGACGCCTACCGTGTGGCTTTGCCTCAAGTCCGTCTCTATGGACCTACCAACTTCTCCCCCATTATAAATCATGTGGCCCGAATTGCAGCCGGAGCTGCCCAGCAACCGAATGCAGCT CAATACTTTGTGCTGTTGATCATCACTGATGGGGAGATCACTGATCTCGACCAGACCAGGCAGTCCATCGTGAACAGCTCCAAACTTCCCATGTCCATCATCATTGTGGGTGTGGGTGAGGCAGACTTTAAGGCCATGGAGTTTCTTGATGGGGACAACGGAGTTCTCAAATCTGTGACCGGAGAGCCGGCGGTCAGAGATATCGTGCAGTTCGTGCCCTTCAAGCAGTTTGCCAGT GCTCCTAAAGAAGCGCTGGCTCAGAGTGTTCTAGCTGAAGTGCCAAATCAGCTGGTGTCATACTTTAAAATGAGAAATCTGGCTCCTGTCAACCCCCCTACACCGATCAAGTAG
- the cpne1 gene encoding copine-1 isoform X1 produces MAAQCVSKVELSISCNNLLDKDVGSKSDPLCVLLQSVGDDKWTEVERTERVKNCQDPEFSSKLHIDYHFEKVQKLKFGVYDIDNKSVDLNDDDYLGGFECTLGQIVSSKKITRPLQLKAAKPAGKGTITITADEVKDNRAVVMEVEAKNLDKKDMFGKSDPFLEFFKQDEDGKWQLVHRTEVIKNNLNPSWKKFTVSLHTFCGGDLNKPIKVHCFDYDSDGSHDLIGVFQTNVSDLQKAVHGSPVEFDCIHPEKQKKKKSYKNSGVVRIKSCKLETQYSFLDYVMGGCQINFTVGIDFTGSNGDPRSPDSLHYLSPNGVNQYLSAIWSVGQVVQDYDTDKLFPAFGFGAQVPPNFQVSHEFPLNFNPNSPYCQGVQGIVDAYRVALPQVRLYGPTNFSPIINHVARIAAGAAQQPNAAQYFVLLIITDGEITDLDQTRQSIVNSSKLPMSIIIVGVGEADFKAMEFLDGDNGVLKSVTGEPAVRDIVQFVPFKQFASAPKEALAQSVLAEVPNQLVSYFKMRNLAPVNPPTPIK; encoded by the exons ATGGCCGCTCAGTGTGTGTCGAAAGTCGAGCTCTCCATCTCTTGCAATAATCTTCTGGATAAAGATGTTGGATCCAAATCTGATCCACTGTGTGTTCTGCTGCAGAGTGTCGGCGATGACAAATGGACAGAG GTAGAACGCACAGAGAGAGTGAAGAATTGCCAGGACCCAGAGTTCTCCAGCAAACTTCACATTGACTACCACTTTGAGAAGGTGCAGAAACTAAAGTTTGGCGTCTATGACATTGACAACAAGTCCGTTGACCTCAATGATGATGACTACCTGGGAGGATTTGAATGCACCCTTGGTCAG ATTGTATCAAGTAAGAAGATTACCAGACCCCTTCAGCTCAAGGCAGCAAAACCAGCTGGGAAAGGCACAATAACG ATTACAGCAGATGAAGTGAAGGACAACAGGGCTGTTGTGATGGAAGTGGAGGCCAAAAACCTGGATAAAAAG GATATGTTTGGGAAGTCTGATCCATTTTTGGAGTTTTTCAAGCAAGATGAAGATGGGAAATGGCAGCTAGTTCACAGGACAGAG GTCATCAAGAATAATTTGAATCCATCTTGGAAAAAGTTTACTGTCTCCTTGCATACATTCTGTGGTGGTGACCTGAACAAACCAATCAAG GTTCATTGTTTTGATTATGATAGCGATGGCTCTCATGATCTCATTGGTGTGTTTCAAACTAATGTGTCAGATCTGCAGAAAGCAGTTCATGGCTCCCCG gttgagTTTGACTGCATTCATCCAGAGaagcaaaagaagaaaaagagttATAAGAACTCTGGGGTCGTCAGGATTAAGTCTTGCAAG CTTGAGACCCAGTATTCATTTCTGGATTATGTGATGGGAGGTTGCCAAATTAACTTTACG GTGGGCATTGACTTCACTGGCTCTAATGGAGACCCCCGCTCCCCTGATTCGCTTCACTATCTCAGCCCTAATGGTGTGAACCAGTATCTGTCAGCCATCTGGTCCGTTGGCCAGGTAGTCCAAGACTATGACAC TGATAAACTTTTCCCAGCCTttggatttggtgctcaagtgCCTCCAAACTTCCAG GTATCCCATGAGTTCCCATTGAACTTCAACCCCAATAGCCCATATTGCCAAG GAGTGCAAGGTATTGTGGACGCCTACCGTGTGGCTTTGCCTCAAGTCCGTCTCTATGGACCTACCAACTTCTCCCCCATTATAAATCATGTGGCCCGAATTGCAGCCGGAGCTGCCCAGCAACCGAATGCAGCT CAATACTTTGTGCTGTTGATCATCACTGATGGGGAGATCACTGATCTCGACCAGACCAGGCAGTCCATCGTGAACAGCTCCAAACTTCCCATGTCCATCATCATTGTGGGTGTGGGTGAGGCAGACTTTAAGGCCATGGAGTTTCTTGATGGGGACAACGGAGTTCTCAAATCTGTGACCGGAGAGCCGGCGGTCAGAGATATCGTGCAGTTCGTGCCCTTCAAGCAGTTTGCCAGT GCTCCTAAAGAAGCGCTGGCTCAGAGTGTTCTAGCTGAAGTGCCAAATCAGCTGGTGTCATACTTTAAAATGAGAAATCTGGCTCCTGTCAACCCCCCTACACCGATCAAGTAG